One genomic region from Arthrobacter pigmenti encodes:
- a CDS encoding multidrug effflux MFS transporter, translating to MSTITHPGDTLSRRQKLVYVIILGTLTALGPFTIDLYLPAFPALQDDLFVTEAAVQLTLTGTIVGFAAGQLLVGPLSDKVGRRLPLILATSLHVAASLGAALSTDIGMLMVFRVLQGVGAAGGGVVAMAMIRDLFSGYPLVRMLSYMALVNGMAPIFAPVIGSQLLVVMPWPGIFWFLAAYGFLVILAVSFLIIETLPADRRKASSSTALQRYRAVLTDRIFIGVLLVGGMNFAGLFSYLSASPFLFQDVYGLDPQQYGILFAVNSLGIVAAVQISARVVRRVGPQWIIACSTAAMFLMALTIIATDYLGLGFWGTAVPLWFYIMAAGFTFPCVQVLALANHGAQAGTAASLLGATTFGLAGIISPIVGVLGIDSATPMAAVMASCIGLGAVFLWTVVRPRTVPALH from the coding sequence TTGAGTACCATCACCCATCCCGGCGACACCCTCTCCCGCCGCCAGAAGCTGGTCTACGTCATCATCCTCGGCACCCTGACGGCGCTTGGTCCCTTCACCATCGACCTCTATCTGCCAGCGTTCCCAGCCCTGCAGGATGACCTGTTCGTGACGGAAGCGGCGGTTCAGCTCACTCTGACCGGAACCATCGTGGGATTCGCGGCAGGCCAGTTGCTGGTTGGCCCGTTGAGCGACAAGGTCGGACGGCGGCTGCCGCTGATCCTGGCCACAAGCCTCCATGTGGCGGCATCGCTTGGTGCGGCCCTGTCGACCGACATCGGCATGCTGATGGTGTTCCGCGTGCTCCAGGGCGTGGGCGCGGCCGGCGGCGGCGTGGTCGCCATGGCAATGATCCGCGACCTCTTCAGCGGCTACCCCCTCGTGCGCATGCTCTCCTACATGGCGCTGGTCAACGGCATGGCCCCCATTTTCGCTCCAGTGATCGGTTCGCAACTGCTCGTGGTCATGCCGTGGCCGGGCATCTTCTGGTTCCTGGCAGCCTATGGCTTCCTGGTCATCCTTGCCGTGAGCTTCCTCATTATCGAGACACTCCCGGCTGACCGTCGGAAGGCATCGTCGTCGACTGCGCTCCAGCGGTACCGCGCGGTGCTCACCGACCGCATCTTCATCGGAGTCCTGCTCGTGGGCGGCATGAACTTCGCAGGCCTCTTCTCCTACCTTTCGGCGTCACCCTTCCTCTTCCAGGACGTATACGGGCTGGATCCGCAACAGTACGGAATCCTGTTCGCCGTGAACTCGCTCGGGATCGTGGCTGCCGTCCAGATCAGCGCGCGGGTGGTGCGGAGGGTTGGGCCGCAGTGGATCATCGCGTGCTCGACTGCGGCCATGTTCCTGATGGCGCTGACCATAATCGCAACCGACTACCTGGGTCTCGGTTTCTGGGGCACAGCCGTACCCCTGTGGTTCTACATCATGGCCGCCGGCTTCACCTTCCCCTGTGTGCAGGTCCTCGCGCTGGCGAACCACGGCGCGCAGGCAGGCACTGCGGCCTCCCTGCTGGGAGCGACGACGTTTGGCCTTGCGGGGATCATCTCCCCCATCGTCGGAGTACTGGGGATCGACTCAGCGACTCCCATGGCGGCAGTCATGGCCTCCTGCATAGGACTCGGTGCGGTGTTCCTCTGGACGGTTGTGCGCCCACGCACGGTGCCCGCGCTGCACTAG
- a CDS encoding sugar porter family MFS transporter, translating to MDASGGNRTGGASVQPHTGKVIGVSVAAAVGGLLFGFDTAVVNGAVDAIQEDFGLGEAVLGFTVAITLLGCAAGAWFAGDLADRLGRKRVMFGAAILFLVNSVGSGFAFSEWDLMFWRLVGGGAIGIASVIAPGYIAEIAPAKWRGGLASIQQLAITVGIFAALLSDAWLADIAGGATGELWWGLPAWRWMLLVGVVPAIIYGVLSLTIPESPHYLIRGGRDAEAAHVLSRVTGIKDTSTRLNEIRSTLRMEDKASYRDLRGPALGLQPILWVGMAIAALQQLVGINAIFYYSTTLWQSVGFSESDSFTTSVITSVINVAMTFVAIFFVDRIGRRKLLLVGSAGMFVGLLAATVSFAQATGSGEDVSLPGIWGPIALIGANLFVVFFAATWGPVMWVTLGEMFPNRIRAIALGVATMVNWIFNFIVTLAFPWVSENLGVWIMYAVFTGFAVVSFWFVKTRLEEYAGRELEDRDDVVAG from the coding sequence GTGGATGCTAGCGGTGGAAACAGGACAGGCGGCGCCTCGGTACAGCCGCACACCGGGAAGGTCATCGGTGTTTCCGTTGCTGCTGCGGTGGGCGGCTTGCTCTTCGGCTTCGACACGGCCGTCGTCAACGGCGCAGTGGATGCCATCCAGGAGGATTTCGGCCTCGGAGAGGCTGTCCTGGGCTTTACCGTCGCGATCACCCTTCTAGGTTGCGCAGCCGGAGCCTGGTTCGCTGGTGACCTGGCCGACCGGCTGGGGCGCAAACGGGTCATGTTCGGCGCTGCCATCCTCTTCCTGGTCAACTCCGTGGGTTCAGGTTTTGCGTTCAGCGAATGGGACCTGATGTTCTGGCGGCTGGTCGGGGGAGGCGCGATTGGCATCGCCTCGGTCATCGCACCCGGCTACATTGCGGAAATTGCGCCGGCGAAGTGGCGCGGCGGACTGGCGTCCATCCAGCAGCTCGCCATCACCGTGGGTATCTTCGCGGCGTTGCTCTCTGATGCCTGGCTCGCTGATATCGCAGGAGGCGCCACAGGAGAACTCTGGTGGGGACTGCCGGCCTGGCGCTGGATGCTGCTGGTCGGCGTCGTACCCGCGATCATCTATGGCGTGCTCTCCCTGACCATCCCGGAATCACCGCACTACCTGATCCGCGGCGGACGCGATGCTGAAGCTGCGCACGTACTGTCCCGGGTGACCGGCATCAAGGACACCTCGACGCGGCTGAATGAAATCCGCTCCACGCTGCGGATGGAGGACAAGGCCAGCTACCGAGATCTTCGCGGGCCGGCGCTCGGACTCCAACCCATCCTCTGGGTGGGCATGGCCATCGCAGCGCTGCAGCAGCTCGTGGGAATCAACGCGATCTTCTACTACTCGACCACCCTCTGGCAGTCGGTCGGCTTCAGCGAGAGCGACTCATTCACGACGTCGGTGATCACCTCCGTGATCAACGTTGCGATGACGTTCGTGGCCATCTTCTTCGTCGACCGGATCGGGCGGCGGAAGCTCTTGCTGGTCGGCTCCGCAGGCATGTTCGTCGGGCTGCTGGCAGCAACCGTCTCCTTCGCCCAGGCCACAGGCAGCGGCGAAGACGTGTCGCTGCCCGGGATCTGGGGGCCGATCGCGCTGATCGGCGCCAACCTCTTTGTGGTCTTTTTCGCAGCCACCTGGGGCCCGGTCATGTGGGTGACGCTCGGGGAGATGTTCCCGAACCGCATCCGGGCCATCGCTTTGGGCGTTGCGACCATGGTCAACTGGATCTTCAACTTCATTGTGACCCTCGCGTTCCCTTGGGTCAGCGAGAACCTGGGTGTCTGGATCATGTATGCCGTGTTCACGGGCTTTGCGGTGGTTTCGTTCTGGTTCGTGAAGACCCGGCTCGAGGAATACGCGGGCCGTGAACTCGAAGACAGGGACGACGTCGTGGCGGGCTAG